The window GGCATTGCCCTGGGCATCAGCAGCTATTTTTTTACGGTGGTCAAGGAGCAGTGGATGCTTGAAGATATGCGCAGGATCAACCTGATCACCGAAGCCATGGCAAAGGGGCTTTCCAAAGAGAGTGCACCGACGGATACGCCATGAAATTTATAAAAAGAAGCCGGCCTGACCAATTACTCAAATCCAGGTATGAAGAACCGCTTAACGGGGTGGCCAACCTGTTCGATGTGGCCCTGGTTTTTATCGTGGCCCTTCTTTTAACCTTGATGTCGACGTTCCAGGTTCTCGATTTCTTTAATCCGGATAGTGACATTACCGTCATGAAAAAGGTCAACGACCAGTGGCAGATCATTACCAAAAAGGGAAAAGAGATCAAAGTCAAAAAGGTGACAAACCATAAGATCGGCGGGAATGAAGGCTTTCGGCTCGGCACGGCCTACCAGTTGAAAAACGGCAGGATCGTTTACATCCCGGAGGAAAAAATTAATGAAATTGATTAATAGATTGGGGCTGATTCTTTTTGCCGCAATACTTTTGGTGCCGGCCGCCTCCCCCTGTGCCCCGGGCAAGAAGTTGAGCATTATTTTTGCCGTCAGTGCCAGAGACAGTATCATGACCGCCCGGGTCATCAGGGAGCTATCCGCCATGCCCGCCATCGGTGAAACATGCCGTTTCAGGTTCTACACGGACAAAGAGATCCGTAATGACCGGGTTGGACCAGAAGATGTCAACAGCGCAGACATCATTTTTGCCGATTTCATGAAGCAGGAAATGGATGAGTTCTTATCTGCAACCCTGGAAAATACAACCATAAAAATCTACAGCCTTCGCTGCAGCTATCTGGCTGATAAATTAAAGAAAAAAGGATTTCTGCCGCATCTTGCCACTGAAGCCTATTTCCAGCCGCCCACTGTGGAGAATTTAAAAAATATGGTTTTTATGGTGCTCTGGGACAATGGGATTAAAACGGCTTATGAAAAACCCTTTGTCCTGCCGGATGAAGGACTCTTTCACCCGGATGCCCCAAATCTTTTTGTAAATTTTAACGATTACCTGAACTGGTACAAAAAACAAGGCAAGTATAACGACAAAGGGTTCTGGGTGGGGATTCATACCTTCCGAACCTCGGTGGTCAAAGAAAACGGCAAGCTTGAAGCCGGCATAGTTTCAGCCCTTGAAAAAAGAGGTATCAACGTGCTGCCGGCATTTGGAAAACCGCCTTACCATAAATCCCTTCAGTCCTGTTTTTTGGGTCCGAACGGCAAGCCCCGTGTGGATACGCTCGTTGGGTTTTCCTTCCGGTTTTTAAGAGGCTTTCCTGAAGAAACCACTCGGATTTTATCCCAAATTAACGCACCGGTATTTATCCCCTTGGAAGCCCACGACATCACCATAAACCAATGGGAAAAATCAGGTCAAGGCATTTCCACCCTTCGCACCGCCTGGCAGGTCTGCATACCCGAAGAGAGCGGCGGGATTGAACCCACGGTGGTGGGCGGAAAAACAGCCGTGCGGCTTAAAGACATGGCTGACATTTTGTACGACAGAGTCCCCATCCCCGAACAGGTTGATTATCTGGTCAAACGAATCCAGGCCTGGCACCACCTGAAAATAACAGCCAACTGCGACAAAAAGATCGCCATGCTCTATTGGAACCACCCACCGGGCAAGCAGAATATCGGAGGCAGTTACATGAACTGCTTCAGATCTATTGCCCGGATCGTTTCAGCACTTAAAGCCCAAGGATATGCCATTGAAGACGACAATCTCACCGAAGCGGTTGTGAAAAAACGAATTCTTTCAGGCGCCAGAAACGTGGGCTCATGGGCCCCTGGAGAACTTTCCAGGCTTATTGCCAACCACAGCGTGATAAAGATCCCTTTATCACAGTATAAAACATGGTTTGCCCAGCTGCCCGAAGGGTTCAGACAGCATGTGCTGGCGCAGTGGGGGCCGCCTGAATCCACGGATATCATGATGGCAAACAACGCCTTCATCATTCCGTGTATCCGCTTGGGGCACCTGTTACTCATGCCCCAGCCTTCCCGGGGATTTGGGGAAGACCCGGAAAAATTATATCACGACCCAAAACTTTATCCCCATCATCAATACATCGCCTTTTATATGTGGCTGAAAAAAGAGTTTAAAGCCGATGCCATTATCAGCCTTGGCAAGCACGGCACCCACGAATGGCTGCCCGGTAAACAGGTGGGGCTTTCCATCACGGACCCGCCCGACATACTGCTCCAGGATATTCCCAATATCTACCCCTATATTGTGGATAATGTGGGTGAAGGCATCCAGGCCAAACGACGGGGCAGGGGCGTTGTCATCGACCATTTAATCCCGCCCCTTAAAAAAGGCGGAACCTACATGGAATACCGCAAGCTCACCGGGTTGATCGATGCATATCACATGGCCCTTGAAACCGATGAGATGCTGGCCCGGGAAAAGCTGAAAAGTGTGGAATCTCTGATTAAAAAGCTGGGGCTCCATAATGATCTGGGTATAAAAACCTACGACGCCGAACCCATTGAAATCGTTGAACACTACATTCTTGAACTCCAGGAAACCATGATTCCCTATGGTCTTCACACCTTCGGTGTCTCCCCCGATGGCGAGGCGCTTTTGTCCCTGACAGATGCCGTATGTGATGCAAGCCCGGAAATAAAACAGGCCGATATGAAAATGCGGCTCAGTGCCTGTGGGGAAAAAGAGCTGACATCTCTTCTCGACGCCCTGAACGGTGGATACATTGCCCCGGCCGAAGGCAATGATCCCATCCGAAACCCCGAAGCCGTGCCCACGGGAAAAAATTTTTTCGGATTTAACATTGATAAGGTGCCGTCAAAGGAAGCTTGGCTCATGGGCAAAAAATTGGCCGACGACATGATTGCCGCCTACCGGGAAAAGCATGGATGTTATCCGGACAAGCTGGGATTGATTCTCTGGAGTACGGAGCTGCAAAGAAACGAAGGGGCCAGCGTTGCGGCCGTATTGTATCTATTAGGCGTATCACCGGTGTGGGATAAAAAGAATCAGGTGGTGGACATTGTTCCCATACCGGGCCATTTGCTCAAGCGGCCCCGGATAGATGTGTTGATCCAGGCTTCCGGGCTTTTCAGGGACAGTTATGCAAAATTGATCAAACTCATGGACCGGGCCGTGGACATGGCATCCAAACTCAAGGATGTGGAGAATTTTGTGGCCGTCCATAACCAGGCCATTGAAGCTGTCCTGATAAAAAACGGATATTCTCCCAAGGAAGCCAAAGCGTTAAGCCTGGCCAGGGTGTTTGCACCCATGCCCGGGGCCTATTCCCATGCCATGCAGGAACTGATTC is drawn from uncultured Desulfobacter sp. and contains these coding sequences:
- a CDS encoding cobaltochelatase subunit CobN, with translation MKLINRLGLILFAAILLVPAASPCAPGKKLSIIFAVSARDSIMTARVIRELSAMPAIGETCRFRFYTDKEIRNDRVGPEDVNSADIIFADFMKQEMDEFLSATLENTTIKIYSLRCSYLADKLKKKGFLPHLATEAYFQPPTVENLKNMVFMVLWDNGIKTAYEKPFVLPDEGLFHPDAPNLFVNFNDYLNWYKKQGKYNDKGFWVGIHTFRTSVVKENGKLEAGIVSALEKRGINVLPAFGKPPYHKSLQSCFLGPNGKPRVDTLVGFSFRFLRGFPEETTRILSQINAPVFIPLEAHDITINQWEKSGQGISTLRTAWQVCIPEESGGIEPTVVGGKTAVRLKDMADILYDRVPIPEQVDYLVKRIQAWHHLKITANCDKKIAMLYWNHPPGKQNIGGSYMNCFRSIARIVSALKAQGYAIEDDNLTEAVVKKRILSGARNVGSWAPGELSRLIANHSVIKIPLSQYKTWFAQLPEGFRQHVLAQWGPPESTDIMMANNAFIIPCIRLGHLLLMPQPSRGFGEDPEKLYHDPKLYPHHQYIAFYMWLKKEFKADAIISLGKHGTHEWLPGKQVGLSITDPPDILLQDIPNIYPYIVDNVGEGIQAKRRGRGVVIDHLIPPLKKGGTYMEYRKLTGLIDAYHMALETDEMLAREKLKSVESLIKKLGLHNDLGIKTYDAEPIEIVEHYILELQETMIPYGLHTFGVSPDGEALLSLTDAVCDASPEIKQADMKMRLSACGEKELTSLLDALNGGYIAPAEGNDPIRNPEAVPTGKNFFGFNIDKVPSKEAWLMGKKLADDMIAAYREKHGCYPDKLGLILWSTELQRNEGASVAAVLYLLGVSPVWDKKNQVVDIVPIPGHLLKRPRIDVLIQASGLFRDSYAKLIKLMDRAVDMASKLKDVENFVAVHNQAIEAVLIKNGYSPKEAKALSLARVFAPMPGAYSHAMQELIPNSGVWENEKEIADVFIHHYSYAYGNNIWGKSLKSAYLSNLKDVKMAMHTTSSNVYNLLDNDDVFAFLGGLSLAVKQQTGSFPETVVADMKDGKTVTLDDLPKAIGKALRTRYLNPKWIEGMKKQGYSGAKAMDEFVENLWGFQVTAPWAVDGNYWEQVHDVYVQDKYGENLKDFFDKNNPWAIQSITARMLEADRKKYWQAPEKMKKNIARAFAVNVIEKGVACCEHTCNNPMFQQYVSNYLSLAGLLTPKQIDAFKMVLAKAVGKSLEDRIVEHQKARQSLEKIIKEIQQPENVRANTKEKNIEGFEMVEEKATQTTVTTSGSAWQVMAIAAGILVLLVAGYKLNRV
- a CDS encoding DUF2149 domain-containing protein → MKFIKRSRPDQLLKSRYEEPLNGVANLFDVALVFIVALLLTLMSTFQVLDFFNPDSDITVMKKVNDQWQIITKKGKEIKVKKVTNHKIGGNEGFRLGTAYQLKNGRIVYIPEEKINEID